From Candidatus Coatesbacteria bacterium:
TCGTCGGAGTCGACGTAGTATTCGCTACAGTAGACGGCGGGGACGCCGATCTGCCAGAAGGCGCCGACGTCGTAGGCCGGCAGGGCGTTGTAGAGCAGCTGGATCTCCAGGCCGTCGACGTACCAGGCGGCGTAGTCGGCCAGGGCGTCCATCAGTTCCTGCTCCGGAGCGTTGCCGAGGAGGTAGAGGTCCAGGGCGGCGTCGGAGGTGTAACCGACGGCCTCGAGGTCCAGAACGGCCTCGGGGCGGTAATCGGGGTGGGTGTCGGTGAAGCGGGTGCCGCCGGAGAGGGAGAAGCCGCCGGGCAAGTAGCGCGTCGAGGTGAAGAGGAAGCCGCAGCCCCTGGCGGGTTCGAGTCCGGCCAGGGCCTGCGCGACGGCCAGCAAGGCCGCCGTGCCCGAGCCGTTGGCGTCGGCGCCGGGGGCCTCGAACCAGGGGTCCTCGGAGTAGCAGTCGTAGGGGGCGATCAGCAGGGGGCCTTCTGTGCCCGCGGAGCCCTCCCGGTGGGCGAAGATGTTGAGCGCCGGCGGCAGGCCGAGGTCGGCGAGTCGGCTCGTCCAGTTCGCCCCGCCGTCCGTGGTCATCTCGAGGGCGCCGTCGCCGCAGGCGATCCAGTGCTCGTCATCGATGACGGTCAGGCTGATCCGGCTGGCGCTGTCCGGGTCCTCGGCGGGTTCGCGCAGGTAGCTCCAGTTAGCGCCGCCGTCGGTGGTCTCCAGGACCACGCCGCCGTAGCCGACGGCCACGGCGTGCTCCGCCGACAGGGCCTCGATGTCGCCCAGGTACTCGTAGGCTCCCGCCTCCGGGTCGCGGTCGAAACGATGGACCTCGGTCCAGCTCGCGCCGCCGTCGTCGGTGGCCAGGATCAGCTCCAGGTCGTTGCCGCAGGCGTAGCCGTGGAGCTCGTCGGCGAAGCTGACGTTGACCACGATCGGTCCGCTGAAGGACCAGGGTGTCCAGCTCGCTCCACCGTCCGTGGTGCGCGAGATGTAACCCAGGCGGCTCTGGCCCTGGTCCCGGTAGCCGCAGGCCCAGCCGTGCTGGGTGTCGAGGAACTCCAGCCCCAGCACGCCGTAAGGCTGGGGGCCGAAGCCGAGGTCGGCGCTCTGCCAGGTCGCGCCGTTGTCGGGCGAGCTGTAGTAGACGCCGCCGCCGGCGCCCCAGAGGGTCAGATGGACATCATCGGCGGCGGGGCGCTGGATGCCGGTGACCGAATAGTTGCCCTCGAGGGGCAACTCGACGTCGTACCAGCTCGCGCCGCCGTCATCGGACTGCAGATAGCCGGTCTGGGCACCGCCCGCCGAGAGCCGCCGCGGCTCGCCGACGGCCACGGCGGTCTCGTTGAGGGTCAACGGTCGGGAGCCGTCGTCGCGCCGGATCCAGTCGGTGCCGCCGTTAGTCGAGGTGTAGAGCAGCCCGGCGCTGCCGACCAGACAGCAGACGCCGTCGCCCGCGGCGACGCTCTGCAGCCCCAGGGCCGTGTAGAAGGCGTCGACCTCGACGTCGTAGCCCAGCCCCCCGAGGCGTTGGGCCAATTCGCTGCCGGTGGCGTAGGCCTCGTCGGTCAGGGCGAAGCGGGTAGCTGGAGCGCAGATGAAATCCAGACCGGCGTCGATGTCCGCGGCGGTGACCGTATCCACCAGGGCGCCGACGACGGCGGAGAAGGGGTCGGGCTCGTAGTCGACGGTTCCCGCCACGGCGGGGGCCGGCAATCGGCCGTCGACGATCGGCGTCTGCGCCAGGGCCGGGATCGCCAACAGCAGCGTGAGTAGGCGGGTTCTGCGCATGGAATGGCTCGCTCCGGAGTAGCTCGACCGCGGTAGCCGCGAACAGCGGCTGGAGCGCCGCCGCTTGCCCGGGCGGCCGGAACCGGCACGGTTTTTGCGGAGGCGGACCGTTACCGCCGATCCAAGGGGCGCCGAGATGCAAAAACCGTGCCGGTTCCGGCGCCGGTCGTCGTCAGCGGCGGCCGAAATAGACGGCGGTCAGCTCTTCGACGGACAGTTCGACCTGCTGGCGCAGGAAGCGGCGCCGCCGGCTCTCGAACTCGCGGATCCGCTGGTAGGTGAAACTATTGGACAGATTGCGCCGGTCCGGGACCTGGAGCTTGGCGTAGCTGCCGTTGGACGAGGTCATCAGCCCGAGTTCGAGGAAGATCGACAGAGCCAGGCGCACCTCGCGATAGTTGCAGGTGTCGGTGGCCAGCTCGTGGACGACGTCCTGGGTGAAGGGTTGGTCCTCGGGCAGGTTGCGCCAGATCTCGGCCAGGCGGAAGCGGTCCATCGTCTCCCGGGGCAGCCGTCCGGGCGAGCGGGCGTCGAACAGCAGGCTCAGACGCAGGTCGCGCAGACCCGTGGCCAGCTCACGCAGCAGCAACAACTCGTGGTGGCCGTCGAGGGGTTCGTAGAGGCAGACGTTGAGGCTGTCGAGTTCGGGCAGCGGCTGGACCGAAAGGTTGTCCCAGAACAGGTACTGTTTCGCTGAGAGGCTGCTGGGGCAGGTGGCGGGCAGCCAGCCCCGCCGGGCCAGGTAGCGCTGGATCTCCTCCCGGTCCTCGGGCCAGCAGTAGATGACCGTCGGGTGTTCGGTTACGCAGCGTTCGAGGATCGACAGGCTGCCGTTGTTGCGGTGGTCGTCGAGCTCGAGCGGCGGCGGAGCGCTGGCGTTCTCGGCGGCGCTTTCCAGGTCGAGGAGCTTGAGCTGCAGGCCGTGGGCACCCTGGAGGGGGTTGCGCTCGAGGTGGAAGACGACGTCGAGGCGGTCGTCGGTACGCAGGTGGTCGTAGACGTCGGCCATGTTGAAGCCGATGGCTTCCATCACAGCCCCGCCCTGGGAGACCAGCAGCTTGAGGTGATTCTTGCCGACGACGCGGGGCTTGTCGGCGACGGCGGCGCCGCGGACGAGGAGGATGGGCTCCGGATTGCCCATGCCGAAGGGTTCCAGCAGCTCGAGCTGGGCCATCAGCGTTTCGTCGAGGTCCTCGAGTTCGACCTCGGCGTCGACCTCGATGAGGGTGTGCTTGTCGTAGCTCATCCGCCGGGCGACCCGGGTCAGACAGCGCCGCAGACCGCTGAGGTTGGTGAAGTCGATGCGCACCCCGGCGGCGTGGCGGTGGCCGCCGTATTCGTTGAGGAACTCGGCGCAGGCGTCCAGGGAGCCGATGATGTCAAATTCGCCGAAGCCGCGGGCGGAACCGCGACCGTTCTCGCCGAAGACCACGGCGGGGCGGTTGAAGCGGTCGGCCAGCCGGGCGGCGACGATCCCCACCACGCCGGGGTGCCAGGCCGGATCGCCGACGACGATTACGGGCACGTCCTCGAGGGCCAGGTCGTCCTCGGCCATGGCCATCGCCTCCCGGGTGGTCTCGGATTCGATGGAGCGCCGGCGGCGGTTGAGCCCCTCGATGCGCGCCGAGAGCTGGTAGGCCTCGTCCGGGTCCTCGGTCAGCAACAGCTCGACGCCGACGTCGGCCGTCGAGATCCGCCCGGCGGCGTTGAGCCGCGGGGCCAGGACGTAGCTGAGGTGCTTGGCGGTGATCCGGCGCCCACCCAGGTTGGCCGAATCGATCAGCGCCGCCAGCCCCAGGCGGGGCATCCGGTTGAGCCGGGAAAGACCGCTGAGCACCAGGGAACGGTTCTCGTCGACCAGGGGGCAGACGTCGGCCACGGTGCCCAGGGCCACCAGGTCCAGGTACTCGTCGGGGTCGGGCCCGGCGTCGAGGACGGTGCGCAGGCCGCAGATCAGCTTGTAGACCGTCGTCACGCCGGCCAGGGCGTGGAAGGGGTAGCCGGAGCCGGGGACGGTGGCGTTGATGACGGCGAAGGCCGGCGGCAGGACCTCGTCGGGCAGGTGGTGGTCGGTGATGATCACCTCGGTGCCCAGGGCCTGGGCCCGGGCGACGGCATTATGGGCGGTGACGCCGCAGTCGTTGGTGATGATCAGGCCGTAGCCGCTGCGAGCGGCCTCTTCGGCCTCGGAGGGGGAGAGGTCGTAGCCGTCGTTGATACGGTGGGGAACCTTGTAATCGCAGTCGGCGCCCACGGCACGCAGGAAGTGGACCAGGGCCGTGGTGCCGGTGATGCCGTCGACGTCGTAGTCGCCGTAGACGAAGATGCGCTCGCCCCCGCGGATGGCGGCGACGATGCGCCTTACGGCCTTCTCCATGTCGTGGAACAGGAAAGGGTCGTGGTGAACGACGCCGTAGAGGAAGGCGAAGCAGTCGGAGGGCGAGGCCAGTCGGCGGTTGATCAGCACCTGGGCCAGGCGGTGGTCGACGAGGAGTTCGTGGGCCAGACGCCGCCGACCGAGATAGTCGGGCTCGCGCAGCCGCCAGCGGTGACGGGAAGCTGGACTGGAAGAGGGCTGGGACATGGCTGATGATTACCCGTGCGCTGCGGTGACGCGGTTAGGATAACAGACGGGGCCGACGATAGACAGGCGCGCCGACGGGGAACGGCTCAACCGAGCAGATCGCGGTGGTCGCGCGGTTTGCGGTAGGGCGGGACGTGCTGTTCGACGTAGTCGATGATCTGGGCGCGGGTCGGCTCGTTGCGCTCGGCGGCCCGCTGGTCGTCGGGGAACCACAGCGAGAAACCGCGCCAGGGGTCCAGCCGGCTCGGCCGCTGCTTGGTGGAGAGCATCATGCCGAAGCGGTCGGTGTAGAAGCAGCGGAAGTCGCCCCAGGAGCGTTCCAGCCGGAAGAACAGCCGTTTCTGCTGCACCCCCCGGGCGTCCATCCGGTAGCTGGTGGGCAGGAAGAAACCGTTGAGCACCAGCAGCAGCAAGACGCCGCCCAGAACGCCCAGCAGGGGTCCGCCGGCGTAGTAGGTCAGGAAGACCACGGTCAGGCTGATGACCCCGACCCCGGCCAGGGCGCGCCAGAGGTAGAGCGTCGCCGGCCAGACCGACCAGGCGATCTGGCCGCCGGACTCCTCCGGGGCCTCCTCGGTCGGTGCGGCAGCGGAGGCGCTGTGCGCTTCGCCGACGCGCTCCTCGGCGCTGGGTAGGTCTTCCGCCATCGCGCTCAGCTCTCCAGGGCCTTCTTCTGCAGCTCGATCAGCTCGTGGATGCCCTTGGTGCCGAGGTCGAGGATCCGGCCCAACATTTCGCGATCGTAGAGTCGGCCCTCGGCGGTGGCCTGGAGCTCGATCAACTGCTCGGCGCCGGTCATCACCACGGTGCAGTCGACATCGGCGGCCACGTCCTCACGGTAGCACAGGTCGAGCAGCAGCTCGCCGTGGACGTAGCCCACACTGATCGCGGCCACGTAGTCATCCAGTGGCAGGGCGCCGGTCTCCTTGCCGCCGCCCAGCCAGGACAGGGCGTCGTGCAGGGCCAGGTAGCCCCCGGTGATCGCCGCCGTGCGCGTCCCGCCGTCGGCGCTGATCACGTCGCAGTCCACGGTGACCGTCCGCTCGCCCAGCTTGTCCAGCCTGGTTACAGCGCGCAGGCTGCGGCCGATCAGGCGGCCGATCTCCATCGAGCGACCGCTCATCTGGCCCTTGAAGACGTCGCGGGTGTTGCGGCGGCTGGTGGCCCGGGGCAGCATGTCGTACTCCGCGGTCACCCAGCCCCGGCCCGAGCCTTTGAGCCAGGAGGGCACACCCTCGCCCACCGTGGCCGTGCAGATGACCCGGGTCTTGCCGAACTCGACCAGCACCGAGCCTTCGGCGTGCTCGATGTACTCCCGGGTGAACTTGACCTCGCGCAGCTCGTCGTTCTGCCGGTTGTCGTAGCGTAGGGGCACGTCACTCCTTCATCTCGCGTTGAATTGTACTCGAATCGTCTCCGCTGGGCGGACCTACTCCGGGCGCCAGGCGGGGCTGTGGTCGTTGACGTCGTTGTCGGTAATCTGACGCACTTCAGCGCCCTCAACGTCGACAAGATATATCTCCTGGTCGTCGCCGTCGTAAGAGACGAAGGCGATACTCTCGCCATCGGGGCTCCAGGCCGGGGTATCCTCCCAGGCCGGGTCGTCGGTGAGCTGGATGGGGTTGCCACCGTCGGCGTCCATCAACCAGAGGTCGGCGTTGTCGTCTGCGTTGCGGACGAAGGCGATCCGGCTGCCGTCGGGGCTCCAGCGGGGGTTGAAGTCGTCGAGGCGGTTCTCGGTCAGGGCGACCTGGCGCTCTTCGTCGAGGTCGTAGAGGTAGAGGTCCATGTCGGTGTTGGTGTCGACCTCGACGGTTTCGCCGTCGAAGACGAGCTCCGTCTGCATATCGAGGGCGGTCCGCGGCGCGGCGCCGGTGTAGAGCAAACGGCGGCCGTCGGGGCTCCAGCGGGGCTCCCAGTAGTGGACGGCTCCGTCGGTGAGTTGCCGGGGCTCGCCGCCGTCGGCGGCGACGAGGTAGATATGGCTGGCGCTGTCGGAGCGCGAGAAGGCTTCCTCGGCGTTGTAGGCGATCCAGCCGCCGTCGGGGCTCCAGGCCGGTGAGCGGTCGCTCAGCCGCTCGTTGTCGGTCAGCCGCCTGATTTCGCCGCCCTGGACGGAGACGACGAACAGCTCGTAATCGGGCATCCAGCCGACGTGGGAGATTTCGTCGGCGTCCTTGTCGTCGCAGTCGCAGGCGAAGACCAGCCGGGCGCCGTCCGGGCTCCAGGCGGCCTCGAGGTGCCGGCCGGCGAGGTCGCTGGGCAGGGTCAGCGCGGCGGTTGCCACGTTCAGTACACCGAGGTCGTCGTAGCCGGCGACGTCGGTGACGCAGGCCAACCGGTCGCCGTCGGGGCTCCAGAGCGGATCATCCTCGTCAGCCTCCCCGGCGACCGGCGAGAGCGCTATGTCTGTCTCGAGGTAGAGGATGATGATCTCATGGCCGTTGGATCCCTCGTGAACGTAGGCCAGTTGGCCGGCCGCTGCGCCGGTCACGATCAGGCACGGCAGCAGGAAACAGAGTTGAAGCTTACCCATGATCCACCCCCGGGTTAATCCTTGACAAGGGCCGTCGGCCGCCAGGCGGGGCTGTGGTCGTCGCCGTCGTTGTCGGTGAGTTGACGTGGCTTGTCGCCGTCGCGGTCGGAGACGAAGGCGATGCGTGAGCCGTCGGGACTCCAGCGCGGTCTCCGGTTGTCGAACTCGGCGTCGGTGAGTTGACGGGTCTCCCCGCTGGTGAGCTCCAGCAGGCTGATCCGACCGCTGAAGCCGACGCTGTAGGCGATTGACTCGCCGTCGGGGCTGAAACAGGGATCCGAGGGTGGGCGGTAACTATCAACCACGGTGCTGAAGCCCGGAATGAGTATCCTGTCGCTGCCGCCGTCGGCGTCGAGCAGATGGAGGGACTCATCGCCCTCGGCGCTGCGAACGAAGGCGATACTCCCGTCATCGGCGCTCCAGGTAGGGCTGAAGCTGGGATAACAAGATTCGCCGGTCAACAGCTTGAGTTCACTGGTTTCGGTAATGACCGGAGCAACCTGCAAGAGGTCCGCCTCATCCCGTACGGTCAGCAGCACTGAAGCTCCGTCTGTACTCCAACCGGCGATTCTTTCGACCCCCGTCGGCAGGCTGGTCTGCTCGGTGCCGTCGGCACTCACCCAATGGAGACGGCGGATGGAGACGGCGGATGGAGACGGCGGAACTCGTCGGAACCTCTGATGCAGGCCAGCCGGCCGCCGTCGGAGCTTCAAACGGGCTGGTCACCAGCGACGAGTTGGATCGGCACCCCGTAAGCGGCGCCGTCGTCGAGATCGAGGAGCATCATTTGAGGGCCGCTCTCCTGAGGGCCGCTCTCCCCCTCCTGAACATAGGCCAACTGGCCCGCCGAAGCCAGGGAAATGCTCAGCAGCACCGCGAACATGATCGAGCTGTCCATGCCGCCCCCTCGGGTTTCGGGTTCCCTTTACTCCGGCCGCCAGGCGGGGCTGTGGTCGTCGCCGTCGTTGTCGGTGAGTTGACGTGGATTGTCGCCGTCGGCGTCGATAACGAAAACCTCCCGGTCGCCGTCGCGGTCGGAGACGAAGGCGATGCGTGAGCCGTCGGGACTCCAGACGGGCTGACCGTTGCGGCCCTCCGTAGTCAGTTGGGTGACCGCGCCGTCGGTCAGATCGAGCAGGTAGAGGTGGTAGGTGCTGTTGAAGACGACCCGGGTTCGGTCGGGACTGAGGGCCGGGTTCCAGCAGTAGCCGGTCTCCGTCAGGCGGCGGGCCTCACCGTCGTCGGCGTCCATCAGCCAGAGGTCGGCGTCCCGGGTGTAGAGCAGACCGTCGTCGGCGGTCCAGGCGTAGACGACGTGCCAGCCCGCGTCGGTCATGCGCAGCTCGTTACCGCCGTCGACAGAGATGAGGTAGAGTTGCGGATCGGCGTAGTCGGTGAGCTTGGTGAAGGCCAGGCGGGTACCGTCGGGGCTCCAGACGACGCTCCAGGGCGGTATCTCGACGGCCTGTCCGCTGAGTCGGCGCTCTTCTCCACTCTCGACTTCGATCAGGCGGAGCCGGGCCTCGTCCCCCCGATTATCCGCGAAGGCCACCCAGCGCCCGTCGGGACTCCAGACGGGTGAGCCGTCCGTCAGGGTCGGGGCGTAGGGCTCGAGGCCCCCGGCGTCATCGCAATCAGCGATAAAGAGCGCTTCTCGGTCCTCGGCGTTGCCGATGAAGGCCAGCATTGTGCCGTCAGGGCTCCAGGCGGGCCTGTCGCCTTTGTCCAGCAACAGCACTTCCGCGGCG
This genomic window contains:
- a CDS encoding M28 family peptidase, which translates into the protein MRRTRLLTLLLAIPALAQTPIVDGRLPAPAVAGTVDYEPDPFSAVVGALVDTVTAADIDAGLDFICAPATRFALTDEAYATGSELAQRLGGLGYDVEVDAFYTALGLQSVAAGDGVCCLVGSAGLLYTSTNGGTDWIRRDDGSRPLTLNETAVAVGEPRRLSAGGAQTGYLQSDDGGASWYDVELPLEGNYSVTGIQRPAADDVHLTLWGAGGGVYYSSPDNGATWQSADLGFGPQPYGVLGLEFLDTQHGWACGYRDQGQSRLGYISRTTDGGASWTPWSFSGPIVVNVSFADELHGYACGNDLELILATDDGGASWTEVHRFDRDPEAGAYEYLGDIEALSAEHAVAVGYGGVVLETTDGGANWSYLREPAEDPDSASRISLTVIDDEHWIACGDGALEMTTDGGANWTSRLADLGLPPALNIFAHREGSAGTEGPLLIAPYDCYSEDPWFEAPGADANGSGTAALLAVAQALAGLEPARGCGFLFTSTRYLPGGFSLSGGTRFTDTHPDYRPEAVLDLEAVGYTSDAALDLYLLGNAPEQELMDALADYAAWYVDGLEIQLLYNALPAYDVGAFWQIGVPAVYCSEYYVDSDERNFNHGTVEDTRDTLNPRLILLAARLAAAFAAAEADFTGGIELGPREPYAYPNPFRPAGHEAVTFTGLPPGGEVRVYTLDGTLVHTGSADDGPYDDGDGSVWRHVWDGGGDAGQSLAAGVYLYRVEGPDGHALGKLTLIR
- a CDS encoding ribonuclease PH, with protein sequence MPLRYDNRQNDELREVKFTREYIEHAEGSVLVEFGKTRVICTATVGEGVPSWLKGSGRGWVTAEYDMLPRATSRRNTRDVFKGQMSGRSMEIGRLIGRSLRAVTRLDKLGERTVTVDCDVISADGGTRTAAITGGYLALHDALSWLGGGKETGALPLDDYVAAISVGYVHGELLLDLCYREDVAADVDCTVVMTGAEQLIELQATAEGRLYDREMLGRILDLGTKGIHELIELQKKALES
- the recJ gene encoding single-stranded-DNA-specific exonuclease RecJ codes for the protein MSQPSSSPASRHRWRLREPDYLGRRRLAHELLVDHRLAQVLINRRLASPSDCFAFLYGVVHHDPFLFHDMEKAVRRIVAAIRGGERIFVYGDYDVDGITGTTALVHFLRAVGADCDYKVPHRINDGYDLSPSEAEEAARSGYGLIITNDCGVTAHNAVARAQALGTEVIITDHHLPDEVLPPAFAVINATVPGSGYPFHALAGVTTVYKLICGLRTVLDAGPDPDEYLDLVALGTVADVCPLVDENRSLVLSGLSRLNRMPRLGLAALIDSANLGGRRITAKHLSYVLAPRLNAAGRISTADVGVELLLTEDPDEAYQLSARIEGLNRRRRSIESETTREAMAMAEDDLALEDVPVIVVGDPAWHPGVVGIVAARLADRFNRPAVVFGENGRGSARGFGEFDIIGSLDACAEFLNEYGGHRHAAGVRIDFTNLSGLRRCLTRVARRMSYDKHTLIEVDAEVELEDLDETLMAQLELLEPFGMGNPEPILLVRGAAVADKPRVVGKNHLKLLVSQGGAVMEAIGFNMADVYDHLRTDDRLDVVFHLERNPLQGAHGLQLKLLDLESAAENASAPPPLELDDHRNNGSLSILERCVTEHPTVIYCWPEDREEIQRYLARRGWLPATCPSSLSAKQYLFWDNLSVQPLPELDSLNVCLYEPLDGHHELLLLRELATGLRDLRLSLLFDARSPGRLPRETMDRFRLAEIWRNLPEDQPFTQDVVHELATDTCNYREVRLALSIFLELGLMTSSNGSYAKLQVPDRRNLSNSFTYQRIREFESRRRRFLRQQVELSVEELTAVYFGRR